A window from Bacteroidales bacterium encodes these proteins:
- a CDS encoding SusD/RagB family nutrient-binding outer membrane lipoprotein gives MKNTRIYIRIISALLVVTLVSCNKFEEINTNPDTTTHVPASMECTNIILDMLEHGGDAMGFISSNALPKYVGFTILGKNSSQYNNTGSGGFGAMTILPNINAMLIAAEGSVMEDSYKGVGSFAKAYTFFNMTMWMGDIPYSEAGKGAEGLLEPKYDTQEEILVKILDELKAADQYFAIGNKFSGDPTPYNGDPGKWRKAVNAFALKVLMSLSKKEDVASLDIKNRFAEIVNSGNILEKATGYWGLAYSTQNKHPLSASTMFAPKTIVSKLVTDNLKILNDRRLFYYCEPSAAKIAAGKLQTDTAAYVGVDVSMDYDIMNQDFKANKFSAINLRYLKEDACEPNLMMTFAEQQLILAEARVRGWISSGSAQSYYEEGVKAALADIMATKASYAHTVPVDQAYIDGYFTGEAAFKATADEQLKQIWMQSYLLRFMQDGDFSYFEYRRNKYPEFPINPASSLNENNTSAIPMRCLYPGSETNYNRKNLTEALNRQYDGYDEINKIMWILK, from the coding sequence ATGAAAAACACAAGAATATACATCAGAATAATAAGTGCATTGCTTGTAGTAACTCTTGTTAGTTGCAACAAATTTGAAGAAATCAATACCAACCCGGATACAACAACCCATGTGCCGGCGTCAATGGAATGCACTAATATCATCCTTGACATGCTTGAGCATGGAGGCGATGCTATGGGCTTCATTTCTTCCAATGCCTTACCCAAGTATGTTGGATTCACCATCTTAGGCAAGAATAGCTCTCAATACAATAATACTGGCAGTGGTGGATTTGGTGCAATGACAATATTGCCAAATATCAATGCAATGCTCATAGCAGCGGAAGGCAGTGTAATGGAAGATTCATACAAAGGTGTGGGCAGTTTTGCCAAAGCTTATACCTTTTTTAATATGACAATGTGGATGGGTGACATTCCTTACAGTGAGGCTGGTAAAGGTGCAGAAGGGCTTTTAGAGCCAAAATATGATACGCAGGAAGAGATCCTGGTAAAAATCCTTGATGAGCTCAAAGCAGCTGATCAATACTTTGCAATTGGAAATAAATTTTCCGGTGATCCTACACCTTATAATGGCGATCCAGGAAAATGGAGAAAAGCAGTCAATGCATTCGCTTTGAAAGTGCTCATGAGTTTGAGCAAGAAGGAGGATGTTGCTTCACTGGATATTAAAAACCGCTTTGCAGAAATTGTAAATAGTGGAAATATTTTAGAGAAAGCTACGGGTTACTGGGGGTTGGCATATTCTACCCAAAACAAGCATCCACTCAGTGCAAGTACTATGTTTGCACCAAAGACCATTGTCAGTAAGCTGGTAACCGACAATTTAAAAATACTTAATGACAGGCGCCTATTTTATTATTGTGAACCCTCTGCTGCAAAAATTGCTGCCGGTAAACTGCAGACCGACACTGCAGCCTATGTTGGAGTGGATGTTTCTATGGATTATGATATCATGAACCAGGATTTTAAAGCTAATAAATTTTCAGCGATAAACCTTCGCTACCTAAAAGAAGATGCATGTGAACCAAACCTGATGATGACATTTGCTGAACAGCAGTTAATTCTTGCAGAAGCAAGGGTGAGAGGCTGGATTTCCAGTGGATCGGCTCAATCCTATTATGAAGAGGGTGTAAAAGCAGCGCTGGCAGACATTATGGCGACTAAAGCCAGTTATGCACACACTGTCCCTGTCGACCAGGCTTATATTGACGGATATTTTACCGGGGAAGCTGCATTCAAGGCTACAGCAGATGAACAATTGAAACAGATATGGATGCAGAGCTATTTACTCAGGTTTATGCAGGATGGGGATTTCAGCTATTTTGAGTACAGGAGAAATAAGTACCCTGAATTTCCTATCAACCCGGCCTCCAGTCTGAATGAAAACAATACCAGTGCCATCCCAATGCGTTGCCTGTACCCTGGCTCTGAAACGAACTATAACCGCAAAAACCTTACGGAAGCACTTAATCGTCAATATGATGGTTATGATGAAATTAATAAAATAATGTGGATATTAAAATAA
- a CDS encoding Ig-like domain-containing protein — translation MKKTLLSLVIILAFASFSSAQVPDRAGWWKFDDAADMLKAETGMALALTGTQVSVPGPVAGNLATQISLGSYLTMTHGISANGGGDSVNEYTVQIDFSLPEVSIWHAFFQTNPSNSGDADLFTRASDNTIGTAATGYSANAVTADTWYRMIISVKNSEFFNVYLNGELWLTGTPQDIDGRWALVSDLLIFADDDGDDATINCAELGIWNVALSAAQASELGNATTEPLAMRKGWWKFDDVTDLLKAEIGSPLTLTGSHASVSGPAEGNLATQVPLGSYYSMTHNISANGGGDSVNEYSVLIDFSVPDIGIWHAFIQTNPTNTGDADLFTKASDNTIGTSATGYSTNSIGKDAWYRMIISVKNGEFFNVYLNGDLWLTGTPQDVDGRWALVNELLIFADDDGDDAPINCAELAIWDVALTADEALQLGGFAGNILVSQINVTGTGGANVINTQSGTLQMLAEVLPADATDKTVTWSVTNGTGEGTISTDGLLTAVKNGTVTVTATSNDGSNITGSMEVTISNQAIILVTSITVTSESGATTISTKGGTLQMIATILPENATEKDVTWSVSKVSGDATITTGGLLAAVADGTVTVIATSTDGGNIIGSLGITISNQTTIRERVGWWKFDDATDMVKATIGQPLVLTGTQTSINGPIAGNLATMVPLGSYLDMNHGIAPNGGGSLVNEWSLQIDFSVPMIDTWYAFFQTLDGDADLFVAKTEAPDIGRVPNSIGCGSTRYSEAIISDNTWYRMLVSVQNDVSFRIYIDGELWLDAAPQPLDDRYGLSPILQIFQDDDGDDGDINCSELGIWNVALTEAEAIALGNATTTNGINDLNSSRYNDLGHNYPNPCSTHTTFPYKMQENGNVTFHIFDLAGIEIAQINEGVKSPGEYKLEINSGNLKSGVYTVTMITNERTSVQKMIVLK, via the coding sequence ATGAAAAAAACTTTACTAAGTTTAGTCATAATACTAGCTTTTGCCAGTTTTTCAAGTGCCCAGGTGCCTGACAGAGCAGGCTGGTGGAAATTTGACGATGCTGCAGATATGTTAAAGGCTGAAACAGGTATGGCTTTAGCTTTAACCGGCACACAGGTTTCTGTCCCAGGTCCCGTTGCAGGAAACCTGGCTACTCAAATTTCATTAGGAAGTTACCTTACCATGACGCATGGAATTTCCGCCAATGGTGGAGGTGACTCAGTAAATGAATACACTGTTCAAATTGACTTTTCATTGCCTGAAGTAAGCATATGGCATGCATTTTTTCAAACCAACCCATCCAATAGTGGTGATGCTGACTTGTTTACAAGAGCCAGTGATAATACGATAGGGACAGCAGCCACAGGATACTCTGCAAATGCTGTAACTGCGGATACCTGGTACAGGATGATCATTTCAGTAAAAAATAGTGAATTCTTCAATGTCTATCTGAATGGTGAACTTTGGTTAACCGGCACACCTCAGGATATTGATGGAAGATGGGCCCTGGTAAGTGATCTGTTGATTTTTGCCGATGATGATGGTGATGATGCCACGATTAACTGCGCTGAATTAGGAATTTGGAATGTTGCCCTCAGTGCTGCACAGGCTTCAGAACTCGGAAACGCAACAACTGAACCTCTTGCAATGAGAAAAGGTTGGTGGAAGTTCGATGATGTAACCGACCTACTTAAAGCTGAGATTGGTTCACCCCTCACCTTAACCGGTTCTCATGCCTCGGTTTCAGGTCCTGCAGAAGGAAACCTGGCAACACAGGTACCTTTGGGAAGCTATTATTCCATGACGCATAATATTTCGGCTAATGGCGGAGGTGATTCAGTAAATGAATACTCAGTTTTGATCGATTTTTCTGTCCCTGATATCGGAATATGGCATGCTTTCATCCAGACTAATCCTACAAATACCGGCGACGCAGATTTATTCACCAAAGCCAGTGACAATACAATTGGCACATCAGCAACCGGGTATTCAACCAATTCAATTGGAAAAGATGCATGGTACCGTATGATTATTTCTGTCAAAAACGGGGAATTTTTCAATGTATATCTTAACGGAGACCTGTGGTTAACAGGAACCCCGCAGGATGTTGATGGCAGATGGGCATTAGTAAACGAATTATTGATTTTTGCCGATGATGATGGAGACGATGCACCGATCAACTGTGCAGAACTGGCCATCTGGGATGTAGCTTTAACTGCTGACGAAGCCCTTCAATTAGGTGGTTTTGCCGGGAACATCTTAGTCAGCCAGATTAATGTAACAGGTACCGGTGGTGCAAATGTAATCAACACTCAAAGCGGAACCCTGCAAATGCTTGCTGAGGTGCTGCCTGCAGATGCTACTGATAAAACCGTGACATGGTCTGTAACTAATGGCACCGGTGAAGGAACTATCAGTACCGATGGTTTACTCACAGCTGTTAAAAACGGAACTGTTACCGTTACTGCCACATCAAATGATGGAAGTAATATTACGGGAAGCATGGAAGTCACAATCTCAAATCAGGCAATTATTTTGGTAACCTCAATCACTGTAACCTCTGAGAGCGGCGCAACCACTATAAGTACCAAAGGTGGCACTCTCCAGATGATCGCTACAATCCTTCCTGAAAACGCTACGGAAAAAGACGTTACCTGGTCGGTTTCAAAGGTATCGGGTGATGCGACAATCACAACCGGCGGACTTCTTGCTGCCGTAGCTGATGGAACAGTAACTGTTATTGCCACTTCTACTGATGGCGGAAACATTATCGGAAGCCTGGGAATTACCATCTCTAACCAGACTACCATTCGCGAAAGAGTTGGATGGTGGAAATTTGATGATGCGACTGATATGGTAAAAGCAACCATCGGTCAACCACTTGTGCTCACCGGTACTCAAACCTCAATAAATGGCCCTATAGCAGGTAACCTGGCTACAATGGTTCCTCTAGGCAGCTACCTTGACATGAACCACGGTATTGCCCCTAACGGTGGTGGATCACTTGTAAATGAATGGTCACTTCAGATTGACTTCTCAGTTCCAATGATTGATACATGGTATGCTTTTTTCCAGACACTGGATGGAGATGCCGATTTATTTGTTGCAAAAACCGAAGCTCCTGATATAGGCCGCGTTCCCAATAGCATTGGCTGTGGATCCACCAGATATTCTGAAGCTATTATTTCAGATAATACCTGGTACAGGATGTTGGTTTCAGTACAGAATGATGTCTCCTTCAGAATATATATTGATGGTGAACTATGGTTGGATGCAGCCCCTCAGCCTCTGGATGACAGGTATGGTTTAAGTCCGATACTTCAGATATTCCAGGATGATGATGGTGACGATGGTGACATTAATTGCTCTGAATTAGGAATCTGGAATGTTGCCTTAACTGAAGCTGAAGCGATTGCTTTAGGAAATGCTACAACTACTAACGGAATAAATGACCTCAACAGTAGCAGATATAATGACTTGGGTCACAATTATCCTAACCCTTGTTCAACCCACACAACCTTCCCCTATAAAATGCAGGAAAATGGAAATGTCACATTCCATATCTTTGATCTGGCAGGGATTGAAATCGCTCAAATAAATGAAGGTGTAAAGTCACCGGGTGAATATAAACTTGAGATAAATAGCGGTAATCTTAAAAGTGGAGTTTATACAGTTACTATGATCACTAATGAGCGCACAAGTGTTCAGAAGATGATTGTTTTAAAATAA
- a CDS encoding metallophosphoesterase, whose product MKRKYFAALIILLFVLQQHSQASVPERKGWWKFDDPSNLQKAEAGFGVDLILTGTQTLAAGPEAGNSATRIGIGSYYKMQHQIPANGGGIYVNEYTLQYDFKVSGNSVWHSFFQTATSNNNDGDFFINPSGNIGVAAVGYSAYSITPNEWYRLVISVKNGSHFNCFLDGQLLMIGNIQAIDDRFSLENLLLIFADDDSEDAEIYCSELAIWDQALNTEQVAEIGGFGHETGVFLMTRIPYLQSPGMNTMTVCWHDIASTNTKVKFSVDSSFNNEATGISELISEPFRWHSVKLTGLLANTRYYYKVFSGSGESGIYSFKTLPDETYTGKLRFVLLSDTHATDTTMAGKVLRAARDKVTELFGPDIENHVNGILHSGDIVVSGSTPKHYSLQYFQPLSALSGNIPTMVVAGNHEGESPYFYQYLKIDDLSAFPQVTALNEKIWQLKVANSLFIGLNTNIIDQYGETQANWLDTRLNEAENDPGIDFVFVFFHHPPISELWIVGGTEYVKDRLLPVMKKYSKVREIHYGHTHGYERGTSTSEVNNGDIRMICTGGGGGPLDPWAAGENLDYEDIHICISNYFFQLLEIDVANHSYQNSVYSLGTLTKPKNSEVIDKWYKVKNQSAPATPLIENISKTGEFIQFTTSHFSGTDSLMSVRFQVIDSTLTSPVVIDSTRHWTNIYGIDPSAEPLDLNLNINLYESRINKINLSESREYLFRVRYRDHNLKWSNWSEPTRFKTVGINENQDLQQGYFLYQNFPNPFQEQTIITYCIPVTGDVSFRIYDCNQKLIDEINEGKKDKGTYQFTYSKKNLSSDTYFYEMNVNNFSVSRKMLHIK is encoded by the coding sequence ATGAAAAGAAAATATTTCGCGGCCCTTATAATACTCCTGTTTGTTTTACAACAACACTCACAAGCATCAGTGCCTGAACGGAAAGGCTGGTGGAAATTTGATGACCCGTCCAATCTGCAAAAAGCAGAAGCTGGCTTTGGAGTTGATCTTATTCTTACCGGGACACAAACTTTAGCCGCAGGTCCAGAAGCAGGTAACTCTGCAACTCGGATTGGTATAGGAAGTTATTATAAAATGCAGCACCAGATTCCGGCTAATGGAGGTGGAATCTATGTTAATGAGTATACTCTGCAGTATGATTTCAAAGTATCCGGCAATAGTGTCTGGCACTCCTTTTTCCAGACTGCCACGAGCAATAACAATGATGGAGATTTCTTTATTAATCCATCTGGTAATATTGGTGTAGCAGCAGTTGGTTACAGTGCCTACTCTATCACTCCTAATGAATGGTACCGCCTGGTGATATCTGTTAAAAATGGAAGTCACTTTAATTGCTTCCTGGATGGGCAACTTCTTATGATCGGGAATATTCAGGCTATTGATGACCGGTTTTCACTGGAGAATCTTCTTTTAATTTTCGCAGATGATGATTCAGAAGATGCAGAAATCTATTGCTCCGAACTTGCCATTTGGGACCAGGCCCTTAATACAGAGCAGGTGGCTGAGATTGGGGGATTCGGACATGAAACAGGCGTTTTTCTTATGACCAGGATTCCTTACTTGCAAAGCCCGGGAATGAATACTATGACGGTTTGCTGGCATGATATTGCATCAACCAATACGAAAGTAAAGTTCAGTGTGGATTCCTCCTTTAACAATGAAGCAACCGGGATTAGTGAACTAATCAGTGAACCATTCCGATGGCATTCAGTGAAATTAACCGGCTTACTTGCAAACACGCGTTATTATTACAAAGTATTCAGTGGTAGTGGCGAATCTGGAATATACTCCTTTAAAACATTGCCGGATGAAACCTATACAGGCAAATTACGCTTTGTACTGTTGAGTGATACCCATGCCACAGATACAACAATGGCGGGCAAGGTATTGAGAGCAGCCAGGGATAAAGTCACTGAATTATTCGGGCCGGACATTGAAAATCATGTTAATGGAATACTTCATTCCGGAGATATAGTCGTGAGTGGATCAACTCCAAAACATTACTCCCTCCAGTATTTTCAGCCATTATCTGCATTGTCAGGTAATATACCGACTATGGTGGTAGCAGGAAATCACGAAGGTGAAAGCCCTTATTTTTATCAATACCTGAAAATCGATGATCTATCTGCATTCCCCCAGGTAACAGCATTAAATGAGAAAATCTGGCAGCTTAAAGTAGCCAATTCTTTGTTTATTGGACTGAATACAAATATTATTGATCAGTATGGTGAAACTCAGGCTAACTGGCTCGATACCAGGCTGAACGAAGCAGAGAATGATCCGGGTATTGATTTTGTGTTCGTTTTCTTTCATCATCCACCCATTTCCGAATTGTGGATTGTAGGAGGTACTGAATATGTAAAAGACAGGCTTCTACCTGTAATGAAAAAATATTCAAAGGTTCGTGAGATTCACTATGGACATACACATGGGTATGAAAGAGGGACTTCAACTTCTGAAGTAAATAATGGTGACATCAGGATGATTTGTACCGGTGGCGGTGGTGGCCCTCTTGACCCCTGGGCTGCAGGTGAGAACCTTGACTACGAGGACATTCATATCTGTATCAGTAATTATTTCTTCCAACTGCTTGAGATTGATGTTGCAAACCATTCTTACCAGAACTCAGTATATAGTCTTGGCACACTTACAAAACCAAAAAATTCAGAAGTGATTGATAAGTGGTACAAGGTTAAAAATCAATCCGCTCCGGCAACACCTTTGATTGAAAATATCTCAAAAACCGGGGAATTTATTCAGTTTACTACTTCCCACTTTTCTGGTACCGACTCCCTGATGTCGGTCAGATTCCAGGTTATTGACAGCACATTGACTTCGCCAGTAGTCATTGACTCAACCAGGCATTGGACCAATATCTATGGTATTGATCCATCTGCAGAGCCACTTGATCTAAATCTGAATATAAACCTGTATGAGAGCAGGATTAATAAAATCAACCTGTCCGAATCCAGGGAATACCTGTTCCGGGTCCGATACCGCGATCATAACCTGAAATGGAGCAACTGGTCTGAACCAACCCGGTTTAAAACGGTTGGGATAAACGAAAATCAAGATCTTCAGCAAGGTTATTTCCTTTACCAGAACTTTCCGAACCCCTTTCAGGAGCAAACCATCATTACCTATTGTATTCCGGTAACTGGCGATGTCAGCTTCCGAATTTATGATTGTAATCAAAAACTGATTGATGAAATAAACGAGGGTAAAAAAGATAAAGGGACCTATCAATTTACCTATTCGAAAAAGAACCTGAGTAGTGATACTTACTTTTATGAAATGAATGTAAACAACTTTTCGGTTTCCAGAAAAATGCTGCACATAAAGTAA
- a CDS encoding glycoside hydrolase family 16 protein, with amino-acid sequence MKHTKNALIIVFLFIGLSLFSQSKEGYSLVWEDNFNGTSLDTSAWSHETAEPGWVNNELQRYTTGNIEFAEGNLVIISKKENGEYTSARLITKGKRTFTYGLFEIKAKIPEGTGTWPALWMLGQNIDQVGWPACGELDIMEHVGKHPNFIHSTVHNPSGYGATPYTGIIEINDPFNTYHIYSMEWTKEYVDFYTDGKLVYHYQPEVKNAENWPFDKPCYFIFNIAIGGNWGGPVVDDTLFPATMTVDWIKAYQK; translated from the coding sequence ATGAAACATACCAAAAATGCATTAATCATCGTATTCCTGTTCATCGGCTTAAGCCTGTTTTCACAATCAAAAGAGGGCTATTCGCTGGTGTGGGAGGACAACTTTAATGGGACTTCCCTTGATACCAGTGCCTGGAGTCATGAAACAGCAGAACCAGGTTGGGTAAATAACGAGTTACAACGATATACAACTGGCAACATTGAGTTTGCTGAAGGTAACCTGGTAATAATTTCAAAAAAAGAGAATGGGGAATATACCTCCGCTCGTCTGATTACAAAAGGGAAACGAACCTTTACCTACGGATTATTTGAAATAAAAGCCAAAATACCCGAAGGTACTGGGACCTGGCCTGCATTGTGGATGCTTGGACAAAATATTGACCAGGTAGGATGGCCTGCCTGTGGTGAATTGGACATCATGGAACACGTGGGGAAACATCCAAATTTCATTCATTCTACGGTTCATAATCCATCAGGTTATGGTGCCACACCTTATACCGGAATCATAGAAATTAACGACCCGTTTAACACCTACCATATTTACAGTATGGAATGGACTAAAGAATATGTGGATTTCTATACCGATGGAAAGTTGGTTTATCATTATCAGCCGGAAGTGAAAAATGCTGAAAACTGGCCATTCGACAAGCCTTGCTACTTTATTTTCAATATTGCAATCGGAGGAAATTGGGGAGGCCCGGTGGTTGATGATACGCTCTTCCCTGCTACAATGACTGTAGATTGGATTAAAGCTTATCAGAAGTAG